A single region of the Rathayibacter rathayi genome encodes:
- a CDS encoding 2'-5' RNA ligase family protein, which produces MRSVEVLLDPESDARVRGQWAALEAAGIPSLALHTSESNRPHLTLVAGAELTAPEPGALGPLPETVDLGAVLLFPHAGRFVLAWGVIRSPALDALHARATRLIPGGVDTSLPDAWTPHISISRRLRAEQLGAAVPLLGEPFSAGLAGVRFWNGDTRTLTDL; this is translated from the coding sequence ATGCGCAGCGTCGAAGTCCTCCTCGATCCGGAGTCGGACGCGCGCGTGCGGGGTCAGTGGGCGGCGCTCGAGGCGGCCGGCATCCCGAGCCTGGCGCTGCACACGTCCGAGAGCAACCGCCCCCACCTCACCCTCGTCGCCGGAGCGGAGCTGACCGCCCCCGAGCCGGGCGCCCTCGGCCCCCTGCCCGAGACCGTCGACCTGGGCGCCGTCCTCCTCTTCCCGCACGCCGGCCGCTTCGTCCTCGCCTGGGGCGTCATCCGTTCACCCGCCCTCGACGCGCTGCACGCCCGCGCCACCCGCCTGATTCCGGGAGGCGTCGACACCTCGCTGCCGGATGCCTGGACCCCGCACATCAGCATCTCCCGTCGCCTGCGTGCTGAACAGCTCGGCGCGGCCGTCCCCCTCCTCGGCGAACCGTTCAGCGCAGGCCTCGCCGGCGTGCGCTTCTGGAACGGCGACACCCGCACGCTCACCGACCTCTGA
- a CDS encoding transporter, with protein sequence MVAHLLRLRLLLLRNSLTRNVWQLIGVVLGGLYAIGVLGLVAAGLIALGGADPAFASVVIVLGGSALILGWVLGPIFVSGSDQSLDLPTLATFPIPLRTLLLGLAVAGLAGIPGVVTTLGALVSAAAWWSAPIGILPGLVSAVIGVATCVVASRLLGALTTGLGSSRRYREVVGGVVLVVVILLGPLFFGLTTVVRDGRDVLPVIANALGWSPLGAIWAAPGSVVAGDWVAAIARLLIGLATLAVLVVAWARALRHALAEPAASGAHSASGSAGLGLFGRFPGTPTGAVAARALGYWWRDPRYSRGLLVIPAVVVLGVFYSAIGSGGDTFVLLSAVLVGLIFGVTLCADVSYDGTAWAAHVSSGVTGSADRAGRVLAAAIIGVPAVIVVAVGTALYAGRADAIPAVLGMALALVLSGFGVSSVASSLVVYPVPAPGDSPLKTPPGSGMISSVVMLGSMAATGLLSLPSIILGAISLIGGDPAFGLLGLAAAVMLGGAFALIGVRVGGRIVDRRAPELLAALVTIG encoded by the coding sequence ATGGTTGCGCATCTCCTGAGACTGCGGCTGCTCCTGCTGCGCAACTCGCTGACGCGCAACGTCTGGCAGTTGATCGGCGTCGTCCTCGGTGGGCTGTACGCGATCGGGGTGCTCGGTCTGGTCGCGGCCGGGCTGATCGCGCTGGGAGGGGCGGATCCGGCGTTCGCGAGCGTCGTGATCGTCCTCGGCGGCTCCGCGCTGATCCTGGGCTGGGTGCTCGGGCCGATCTTCGTCTCCGGCTCCGACCAGAGCCTGGACCTGCCCACTCTCGCGACATTCCCGATCCCGCTGCGGACGCTCCTGCTCGGGCTCGCCGTCGCGGGTCTCGCCGGCATCCCGGGCGTCGTGACCACGCTGGGTGCCCTTGTGTCCGCCGCCGCCTGGTGGAGCGCACCGATCGGCATCCTCCCCGGCCTCGTCTCGGCGGTGATCGGCGTCGCGACCTGCGTGGTCGCCTCCCGGCTCCTCGGCGCGCTGACCACGGGTCTGGGCTCGAGCCGCCGCTACCGGGAGGTGGTCGGCGGCGTCGTGCTCGTGGTCGTCATCCTGCTCGGTCCGCTTTTCTTCGGCCTGACGACCGTGGTCCGCGACGGCCGCGACGTCCTCCCCGTGATCGCGAACGCCCTCGGCTGGTCGCCGCTCGGCGCGATCTGGGCCGCCCCCGGCTCCGTCGTCGCGGGCGACTGGGTCGCGGCGATCGCGCGCCTGCTGATCGGGCTCGCGACCCTCGCCGTCCTCGTCGTGGCCTGGGCACGGGCGCTGCGCCACGCCCTCGCCGAGCCGGCCGCGTCGGGCGCGCACTCCGCCTCCGGATCCGCGGGGCTGGGTCTGTTCGGCCGTTTCCCCGGAACTCCGACCGGCGCCGTCGCGGCCCGTGCCCTCGGCTACTGGTGGCGCGACCCGCGCTACAGCCGCGGCCTCCTCGTCATCCCTGCCGTCGTGGTGCTCGGGGTCTTCTACTCCGCAATCGGCAGCGGCGGCGACACCTTCGTGCTGCTCTCGGCTGTGCTCGTCGGCCTGATCTTCGGCGTGACCCTCTGCGCCGACGTGTCCTACGACGGCACCGCCTGGGCGGCGCATGTCAGCTCCGGAGTGACGGGGTCGGCCGACCGCGCCGGTCGCGTCCTCGCCGCCGCGATCATCGGCGTCCCCGCGGTGATCGTCGTGGCGGTGGGCACCGCGCTGTACGCGGGGCGTGCCGACGCGATACCTGCCGTGCTGGGGATGGCGCTGGCTCTCGTGCTCAGCGGGTTCGGAGTGTCGAGCGTCGCCTCGTCGCTCGTGGTCTACCCGGTGCCGGCGCCGGGGGACAGCCCGCTCAAGACGCCGCCCGGTTCGGGGATGATCTCGAGCGTGGTGATGCTGGGGAGCATGGCCGCGACCGGGCTCCTGTCGCTCCCGTCGATCATCCTGGGTGCGATCTCGCTGATCGGCGGCGACCCGGCCTTCGGTCTGCTGGGGCTGGCGGCGGCCGTCATGCTCGGCGGCGCCTTCGCGCTGATCGGCGTCCGCGTCGGCGGCCGCATCGTCGACCGCCGCGCGCCGGAGCTGCTCGCCGCCCTCGTGACGATCGGCTGA
- a CDS encoding ABC transporter ATP-binding protein: MDGTTHPGFPHNDTDAESDAPERSDDPNSASAPFGSEHSDSTSLAWAAPDAAGRHGEVALRIRGLRKRFGDKEAVRDIDLDVPAGSFFGLVGPNGAGKTTTLSMATALLRPDSGVVTIYEVDVWKDTLAAKRLIGVLADGVKLFDRLTGLQLVTYYGLLCGLERPVVVERTGDLLALLGLDPADRTLVVDYSAGMTKKIALACALVRAPRLLVLDEPFESVDPVSAANIRDILTGFVASGGTVIVSSHSMDLVERMCDRVAVIADGRVLASGTLEEVRAGSSLEERFVELVGGRTHQEGPAWLRIS, translated from the coding sequence ATGGATGGGACGACGCACCCCGGCTTTCCTCACAACGACACGGATGCGGAAAGCGACGCACCGGAGCGCAGCGACGACCCGAACTCCGCGTCCGCGCCGTTCGGTTCCGAGCACTCCGACTCCACGAGCCTCGCGTGGGCAGCTCCGGACGCCGCCGGCCGGCACGGCGAGGTCGCCCTGCGGATCCGCGGCCTGCGCAAGCGCTTCGGCGACAAGGAGGCCGTGAGGGACATCGACCTCGACGTCCCCGCCGGCTCCTTCTTCGGACTCGTCGGCCCCAACGGCGCGGGCAAGACGACGACCCTCTCGATGGCCACGGCCCTCCTCCGCCCCGACAGTGGCGTCGTCACCATCTATGAGGTCGACGTCTGGAAGGACACCCTCGCGGCGAAGCGGCTGATCGGTGTCCTCGCCGACGGCGTCAAGCTGTTCGATCGCCTCACCGGGCTGCAGCTCGTCACCTACTACGGCCTGCTCTGCGGCCTCGAGCGGCCCGTGGTCGTCGAGCGGACGGGTGATCTTCTCGCGCTGCTGGGCCTGGATCCGGCCGACCGCACCCTCGTCGTCGACTACTCCGCGGGCATGACCAAGAAGATCGCGCTGGCCTGCGCGCTCGTGCGCGCCCCGCGCCTCCTCGTGCTCGACGAGCCGTTCGAGTCGGTCGACCCGGTGTCCGCGGCGAACATCCGCGACATCCTCACCGGCTTCGTCGCCTCGGGCGGCACCGTGATCGTGTCCTCCCACTCGATGGACCTCGTCGAGCGGATGTGCGACCGAGTCGCCGTCATCGCTGACGGCCGCGTGCTCGCCTCCGGCACCCTCGAGGAGGTCCGCGCCGGCTCCAGCCTCGAGGAGCGTTTCGTCGAGCTGGTCGGCGGCCGCACTCACCAGGAGGGACCGGCATGGTTGCGCATCTCCTGA
- a CDS encoding histidine phosphatase family protein, with translation MPTLLLVRHGRTTANTAGILAGRTAGVRLDHVGRTQAARTGERLAALDLASVLSSPLERCRQTTRFVLDRQATPPPTVIDRGITECDYGDWSGRSLRDLATEPLWATVQNQPSAVVFPGGEGMLAMQARAVSAVRRHDAAVAEEHGAGAVWAAVSHGDTIKAILADALGMHLDLFQRLSVGPASVSIIRYGAGRPEVIAMNTEAGDLGWLRKAAPVADAAVGGGAGHE, from the coding sequence ATGCCCACGCTCCTCCTCGTCCGGCACGGACGCACCACCGCGAACACCGCGGGGATTCTCGCCGGACGCACCGCCGGAGTGCGGCTCGATCACGTCGGGCGGACGCAGGCGGCGCGGACGGGTGAACGGCTCGCGGCCCTCGACCTCGCCTCCGTGCTGTCGAGCCCGCTGGAACGCTGCCGGCAGACCACCCGCTTCGTGCTCGACCGGCAGGCGACGCCTCCGCCCACGGTGATCGACAGGGGCATCACCGAGTGCGACTACGGCGACTGGTCGGGGCGCTCGCTCCGCGATCTCGCGACGGAGCCGCTCTGGGCGACCGTGCAGAACCAGCCGTCGGCCGTGGTGTTCCCCGGCGGCGAAGGGATGCTGGCGATGCAGGCTCGGGCGGTGTCGGCGGTCCGTCGGCACGACGCGGCGGTCGCGGAGGAGCACGGGGCCGGCGCGGTATGGGCGGCGGTCAGTCACGGCGACACCATCAAGGCGATCCTCGCGGACGCGCTCGGGATGCACCTCGACCTGTTCCAGCGGCTCAGCGTGGGACCGGCGTCGGTGTCGATCATCCGCTACGGGGCGGGACGGCCCGAGGTGATCGCGATGAACACGGAGGCCGGTGACCTGGGATGGCTGCGCAAGGCCGCACCCGTGGCGGACGCGGCGGTGGGGGGCGGGGCCGGGCACGAGTAA
- a CDS encoding DUF3090 domain-containing protein, translating into MPPIVHGFDWPDRVVVGTIGSPGSRSFYLQAKTGPRVVSVGLEKQQSALLAEKIDEILDQLMTAQGNPVSVPAGTPPELVDNDPLDQPVEAEFRVGGLSLGWDPSTAQIVIEAYPMTEGDDDAEDPEPTEMLQVKIPVGTARAFAKRTLEVVGAGRPLCPRCGEPRDPDGHDCPLA; encoded by the coding sequence ATGCCTCCGATCGTGCATGGATTCGACTGGCCCGATCGCGTGGTCGTGGGAACCATCGGCTCACCCGGTTCGCGCTCCTTCTACCTGCAGGCCAAGACCGGACCCCGCGTGGTCAGCGTCGGCCTCGAGAAACAGCAGTCGGCCCTCCTCGCCGAGAAGATCGACGAGATCCTCGACCAGCTGATGACCGCCCAGGGCAACCCGGTCAGCGTCCCCGCGGGCACGCCTCCGGAACTCGTCGACAACGACCCGCTCGACCAACCGGTGGAGGCCGAGTTCCGCGTCGGTGGCCTCAGCCTCGGCTGGGACCCGTCTACCGCCCAGATCGTGATCGAGGCGTACCCGATGACCGAGGGGGACGACGACGCCGAGGACCCCGAGCCGACCGAGATGCTGCAGGTCAAGATCCCCGTCGGCACAGCCCGCGCCTTCGCGAAGCGCACGCTCGAGGTCGTCGGCGCCGGACGTCCGCTCTGCCCCCGCTGCGGCGAGCCGAGGGATCCCGACGGGCACGACTGCCCGCTGGCATGA
- a CDS encoding SCO1664 family protein: MSEPGGLDGELELTGRITIASNATFLAQLGGTSVVYKPISGEKPLWDFPDGVLANREVAAYLVSEALSWNVVPRTWLRDGPLGPGMVQLWQDIDPKQDAVDLVPADTVPAGWRHVLDGSDEEDREVSLVHEDSTALRRMALFDVVANNADRKGGHVLALPGGHRYGVDHGLTFHSEHKLRTVLWGWIGEPLLGEELAALALLRAQTDGPLGAALSELLTEDEVAAFAKRCERLVSFGRFPGPRGEMPAVPWPLF; this comes from the coding sequence ATGAGCGAGCCGGGCGGGCTCGACGGCGAGCTGGAACTCACCGGCCGGATCACGATCGCCTCCAACGCGACCTTCCTCGCTCAGCTCGGCGGGACGTCCGTCGTCTACAAGCCGATCTCGGGCGAGAAGCCGCTCTGGGACTTCCCCGACGGCGTGCTCGCGAACCGAGAGGTCGCGGCGTACCTCGTCTCCGAGGCGCTGAGCTGGAATGTGGTGCCGCGCACCTGGTTGCGCGACGGGCCGCTCGGGCCGGGCATGGTGCAGCTCTGGCAGGACATCGATCCGAAGCAGGACGCGGTCGACCTGGTGCCGGCCGATACGGTCCCGGCGGGATGGCGGCATGTGCTCGACGGCAGCGACGAGGAGGACCGCGAGGTCTCGCTCGTGCACGAAGACTCGACGGCGCTGCGCCGGATGGCTCTGTTCGACGTGGTCGCGAACAACGCGGACCGCAAGGGCGGGCATGTGCTCGCGCTGCCCGGTGGCCACCGCTACGGCGTCGACCACGGGCTCACCTTTCACTCGGAGCACAAGCTGCGCACGGTGCTCTGGGGCTGGATCGGCGAGCCGCTGCTCGGGGAGGAGCTCGCGGCGCTGGCACTCCTGCGGGCGCAGACCGACGGGCCGCTGGGCGCAGCGCTCTCGGAGCTGCTGACCGAGGACGAGGTCGCTGCGTTCGCGAAGCGCTGTGAGCGGCTGGTCTCGTTCGGGCGGTTCCCGGGCCCGCGCGGCGAGATGCCGGCGGTGCCCTGGCCGCTGTTCTGA
- a CDS encoding vWA domain-containing protein — protein MADAPRGNRRLKRDARYAKYDGGPDPLAPPIDLAEALDAIGEDVMSGTSPERALREFLRRGTRDGEGLDDLAARVAERRRELRQRNNLDGTLREIRELLDRAVLAERKQLARDTQMDDGDRALAEIQLDSLPPSPAAAVSELRDYRWQSPEARADFEKIRELLGRELLDQRFEGMKRALENASDEDRAAIDAMLRDLTELLETHARGEDTPEQFDAFMEQHGEYFPEGPESVDELIDALAARAAAAQRMRNSMTAEQRAELDALAQQAFGTPELMQTLGRLDDTLRGLRPGEDWGGSERLNGEQGLGLGDGTGVFQELADLDALADQLAQSDRSSFDDLDLDLLAKRLGQDASVDAQTLKRLERALRDSGTLRRGSDGRLALSPKAMRQLGRALLRDIAETVSGRQGARDVRRAGVSGEGSGATRAWEFGDTEAWDIPRTLTNALTRTAGEGRPVGSGVRIQIDDIEVQETQARTQACVALLVDTSFSMAMDGRWVPMKRTALALHTLISSRFRGDALQLVAFGRRAEVMDVEQLVGLDAQWDKGTNLHHALLLANRHFRKHPNAQPVLLIVTDGEPTAHLEPDGGVFFDFPPDPLTVAVSVRELDASLRLGAHTTFFRLGEDPGLARFIDSLARRVGGAVVNPEADDLGAAVVSSYLGARGAGAGGRAPGEELRGRGWSF, from the coding sequence ATGGCTGATGCTCCGCGCGGCAACCGGCGGCTGAAGCGCGACGCGCGCTATGCGAAGTACGACGGCGGCCCCGATCCGCTTGCCCCGCCGATCGACCTCGCGGAGGCTCTGGACGCGATCGGCGAGGACGTGATGAGCGGCACCTCTCCCGAGCGCGCCCTCCGCGAGTTCCTGCGCCGCGGCACCCGCGATGGCGAGGGCCTCGACGATCTCGCCGCCCGCGTGGCCGAGCGCCGCCGTGAGCTGAGGCAGAGGAACAACCTCGACGGCACCCTCCGCGAGATCCGCGAACTGCTCGACAGGGCCGTGCTCGCCGAGCGCAAGCAGCTCGCCCGCGACACGCAAATGGACGACGGCGACCGCGCGCTCGCCGAGATCCAGCTCGACAGCCTCCCGCCCTCGCCCGCCGCGGCCGTCTCGGAGCTGCGCGACTACCGTTGGCAGAGTCCCGAGGCGCGCGCCGACTTCGAGAAGATCCGCGAACTCCTGGGCCGCGAGCTGCTCGATCAGCGCTTCGAGGGGATGAAGCGGGCCCTCGAGAACGCGAGCGACGAGGACCGCGCCGCGATCGACGCGATGCTCCGCGACCTCACCGAGCTGCTCGAGACGCACGCCCGCGGCGAGGACACTCCCGAGCAGTTCGACGCCTTCATGGAGCAGCACGGCGAATACTTCCCCGAGGGCCCGGAGTCGGTGGACGAGCTGATCGACGCCCTCGCCGCCCGCGCGGCGGCGGCCCAGCGGATGCGCAATTCGATGACCGCCGAGCAGCGCGCCGAACTCGACGCCCTCGCCCAGCAGGCGTTCGGCACGCCCGAGCTGATGCAGACCCTCGGCCGCCTCGACGACACCCTGCGGGGGTTGCGGCCCGGCGAGGACTGGGGCGGTTCCGAGCGTCTGAACGGCGAGCAGGGGCTCGGCCTCGGCGACGGGACCGGCGTGTTCCAGGAGCTGGCCGACCTCGACGCCCTCGCCGACCAGCTCGCGCAGTCCGATCGTTCCTCCTTCGACGACCTCGACCTCGACCTGCTCGCGAAGCGCCTCGGCCAGGACGCCTCCGTCGACGCGCAGACGCTCAAGCGCCTGGAGCGCGCCCTCCGCGACTCCGGCACGCTACGCCGCGGCTCCGACGGTCGCCTCGCGCTCAGTCCGAAGGCGATGCGTCAGCTCGGCAGGGCGCTCCTGCGCGACATCGCCGAGACCGTCTCCGGCCGCCAGGGCGCGCGCGATGTCCGCCGTGCGGGTGTGTCGGGGGAGGGCTCCGGCGCGACGCGCGCGTGGGAGTTCGGCGACACCGAGGCCTGGGACATCCCCCGCACTCTCACCAATGCTCTCACTCGCACCGCAGGCGAGGGCCGCCCGGTCGGCTCCGGCGTGCGCATCCAGATCGACGACATCGAGGTGCAGGAAACGCAGGCGCGTACCCAGGCCTGCGTCGCCCTGCTCGTCGACACCTCGTTCTCGATGGCGATGGATGGCCGCTGGGTGCCGATGAAGCGCACGGCGCTCGCCCTGCACACCCTGATCAGCAGTCGGTTCCGCGGGGACGCGCTGCAGCTGGTCGCCTTCGGTCGCCGCGCCGAGGTGATGGACGTCGAGCAGCTGGTGGGCCTGGACGCGCAGTGGGACAAGGGCACGAACCTGCACCATGCGCTGCTGCTGGCCAACCGGCACTTCCGCAAGCACCCGAACGCGCAGCCAGTCCTGCTGATCGTCACCGACGGCGAGCCGACCGCGCACCTCGAGCCCGACGGTGGCGTCTTCTTCGACTTCCCGCCCGACCCGCTCACGGTCGCCGTCTCGGTCCGCGAGCTCGACGCCTCCCTCCGCCTCGGTGCGCACACCACGTTCTTCCGCCTCGGCGAGGACCCCGGCCTCGCCCGGTTCATCGACTCGCTCGCTCGGCGGGTGGGCGGCGCGGTCGTGAATCCGGAGGCGGATGATCTGGGTGCAGCCGTGGTGTCGTCCTACCTGGGCGCCCGGGGCGCGGGAGCCGGCGGCCGGGCCCCGGGCGAGGAACTGCGCGGGCGCGGCTGGAGCTTCTGA
- a CDS encoding magnesium chelatase yields the protein MPPTPQTLGQLRASGHAQKSLRTEIRDNLLDALREGRDPWPGLHGFAETVIPQVERAVIAGHDIVLLGERGQGKTRLLRTLVGLLDEWTPVIDGSELGEHPYEPITTVSRRRADEFGDELPVAWKSREERYVEKLATPDTSVADLIGDVDPMKVAEGRSLGDPETIHFGLIPRSHRGIVAINELPDLAERIQVAMLNVMEERDIQIRGYVLRLPLDVLVVASANPEDYTNRGRIITPLKDRFGAEIRTHYPTALVDEIAVIRQEADLVATVPDALIEILARFTRALRESSSVDQRSGVSARFAIAGAETIAAAALHRATRRGEEEAVARPIDLETAVDVLGGKIEFESGEEGREDDILDHLLRQAIAETVRAHLRGVDLGPLVEAVEDGALITTGEQITAREFLAGLPILGEARVYDEVAERLGAVGDGRRAGAVELALEGLYLSRKLSKETGGGEAVYG from the coding sequence ATGCCTCCGACGCCCCAGACCCTCGGCCAGCTCCGTGCCTCCGGGCATGCGCAGAAGAGCCTCCGCACCGAGATCCGCGACAACCTGCTCGACGCCCTGCGCGAGGGCCGCGACCCCTGGCCGGGCCTGCACGGTTTCGCCGAGACCGTGATTCCCCAGGTGGAGCGCGCGGTGATCGCCGGCCACGACATCGTCCTGCTGGGCGAGCGCGGTCAGGGCAAGACCCGCCTCCTGCGCACCCTCGTCGGCCTGCTCGACGAGTGGACGCCCGTCATCGACGGGTCAGAGCTCGGCGAGCACCCCTACGAGCCGATCACCACGGTGAGTCGGCGTCGTGCCGACGAGTTCGGCGATGAGCTGCCCGTCGCATGGAAGTCGCGTGAGGAGCGCTACGTCGAAAAGCTGGCCACCCCGGACACCAGCGTCGCCGACCTGATCGGCGATGTCGATCCGATGAAGGTGGCCGAGGGCCGCAGCCTCGGCGACCCCGAGACCATTCACTTCGGCCTCATCCCGCGCAGCCACCGCGGCATCGTCGCGATCAACGAGCTGCCGGACCTCGCCGAGCGCATCCAGGTCGCGATGCTCAACGTGATGGAGGAGCGCGACATCCAGATCCGCGGCTACGTCCTCCGCCTCCCGCTCGACGTGCTCGTCGTCGCGAGCGCGAACCCCGAGGACTACACGAACCGCGGCCGCATCATCACCCCGCTGAAGGACCGCTTCGGCGCCGAGATCCGCACCCACTACCCGACGGCGCTGGTCGACGAGATCGCCGTGATCCGGCAGGAGGCGGACCTCGTCGCGACCGTGCCCGACGCGCTGATCGAGATCCTTGCCCGCTTCACCCGGGCCCTGCGCGAGTCGAGTTCCGTCGATCAGCGCAGCGGAGTGAGCGCCCGCTTCGCCATCGCCGGCGCCGAGACCATCGCCGCGGCCGCCCTGCACCGCGCCACCCGCCGCGGCGAGGAGGAGGCGGTCGCCCGCCCGATCGACCTCGAGACCGCGGTGGACGTGCTCGGCGGGAAGATCGAATTCGAGTCGGGCGAGGAGGGCCGCGAGGACGACATCCTCGACCATCTCCTCCGCCAGGCCATCGCCGAGACCGTGCGGGCCCACCTGCGCGGTGTCGACCTCGGGCCACTGGTCGAGGCGGTCGAGGACGGGGCGCTGATCACCACCGGCGAGCAGATCACGGCCCGGGAGTTCCTCGCCGGCCTGCCGATCCTCGGCGAGGCGCGGGTCTACGACGAGGTCGCCGAGCGTCTGGGCGCCGTGGGCGACGGGCGCCGTGCCGGAGCCGTCGAACTCGCCCTCGAGGGCCTCTACCTCTCGCGCAAGCTGAGCAAGGAGACGGGCGGAGGCGAGGCCGTCTATGGCTGA
- a CDS encoding ATP-binding cassette domain-containing protein codes for MTAVVVEGLRVAFDGVEVVHGVSFRVEPGECVAIVGESGSGKSVTARALLGLSGGAVSGSVDVGGTEVVGASERALRRLRGGSVGFVPQDALLSLDPLRPIGREIGDAFRLHGRLPAAERARRTVEALESVGMPEPAERMRERSGDLSGGLRQRALLAAAVALDPPLLVADEPTTALDVTVQARVLELFAEQKARGRALVLVSHDLAVVAGLADRILVLAEGRVVEEGTADEVLRAPRSSQARALVAAVPAGRARGSRLTDPTAPVLPPDAPGEVVVAARGLAARFPLPGGGARVAVDGVDLELRRGETVGLVGESGSGKSTVARLVLALRRPDAGAVELFGQPWSAATERTRRPRRPRIGAIYQDSLSSFDPRWSVGRLLRDAGAAALPALLASVGLDPALERRSPRTLSGGQRQRVSIARALATRPDVLICDEPVSALDVSVQAQILDLLDELQRRHGLALLLISHDLGVIAHMSDRIAVMRAGRIVEAGPAASLLAAPQEEYTRQLLAAAPRLAR; via the coding sequence GTGACCGCGGTCGTCGTCGAGGGCCTGCGGGTCGCCTTCGACGGGGTCGAGGTGGTGCACGGGGTTTCCTTCCGCGTGGAGCCGGGGGAGTGCGTCGCGATCGTCGGCGAGTCGGGCTCGGGCAAGAGCGTCACCGCTCGGGCGCTGCTGGGGCTGAGCGGAGGAGCGGTGTCGGGCTCCGTGGACGTCGGCGGCACCGAGGTGGTCGGCGCGAGCGAGCGCGCCCTGCGGCGGTTGCGCGGCGGATCCGTGGGCTTCGTCCCGCAGGACGCGCTGCTCTCGCTCGACCCGCTGCGCCCGATCGGCCGCGAGATCGGCGACGCATTCCGCCTCCACGGCCGACTGCCCGCCGCCGAGCGCGCCCGGCGCACCGTCGAGGCGCTGGAGAGTGTCGGCATGCCGGAGCCGGCCGAGCGGATGCGTGAGCGCTCCGGCGACCTCTCCGGCGGCCTCCGCCAGCGCGCCCTCCTCGCGGCGGCCGTGGCCCTCGATCCGCCGCTCCTCGTCGCCGACGAGCCGACCACCGCGCTCGACGTCACCGTGCAGGCCCGCGTGCTCGAGCTCTTCGCCGAGCAGAAGGCGCGCGGCCGGGCGCTCGTGCTGGTTTCGCACGACCTCGCCGTGGTCGCGGGCCTCGCTGACCGCATCCTCGTGCTCGCCGAGGGGCGGGTGGTGGAGGAGGGGACAGCTGACGAGGTGCTGCGCGCGCCCCGCAGCTCCCAGGCGCGGGCGCTCGTGGCCGCTGTCCCGGCCGGGCGAGCGCGCGGGTCGCGACTCACCGATCCGACCGCCCCGGTGCTCCCACCCGACGCTCCCGGCGAGGTGGTGGTCGCGGCCCGCGGTCTCGCCGCCCGCTTCCCCCTGCCCGGCGGAGGAGCGAGGGTCGCGGTCGACGGCGTCGATCTGGAGCTGCGGCGCGGCGAGACCGTGGGGCTCGTCGGCGAGTCCGGGTCGGGCAAGAGCACGGTGGCCCGGCTGGTTCTGGCGCTGCGGCGTCCGGATGCGGGCGCGGTCGAGCTGTTCGGCCAGCCGTGGTCGGCGGCCACAGAGCGCACCCGCCGCCCCCGCCGCCCGAGGATCGGCGCGATCTATCAGGACAGCCTCTCCTCGTTCGACCCGCGCTGGAGCGTCGGCCGCCTCCTCCGCGACGCCGGCGCCGCCGCCCTGCCCGCGCTGCTCGCGAGTGTCGGGCTCGACCCGGCCCTGGAGCGGCGCTCGCCGCGGACCCTCTCGGGCGGTCAGCGCCAGCGCGTGTCGATCGCACGCGCGCTAGCGACCCGCCCCGACGTGCTGATCTGCGACGAGCCCGTCTCGGCCCTCGACGTCTCGGTGCAGGCCCAGATCCTCGACCTGCTCGATGAGCTGCAGCGCCGTCACGGGCTCGCGCTGCTCCTCATCTCGCACGATCTCGGAGTGATCGCCCACATGAGCGACCGCATCGCCGTGATGCGCGCGGGCCGGATCGTCGAGGCCGGGCCGGCCGCGTCGCTCCTCGCGGCGCCGCAGGAGGAGTACACCCGGCAGCTGCTCGCGGCGGCCCCGCGGCTCGCACGCTGA
- a CDS encoding ABC transporter permease, whose amino-acid sequence MSELELRAVRPRGASFVRIHPGEALAALFVALLLLAAVAPGLLAPADPLVVAPRDAFTPPGAAHLLGTDESGRDLLSRLIAGAGASLLIGVSATAIGLVLGAVLGVVAAFGGRFIDGVIGRVLEVLFAFPALLLALLVIVVTGPGVVPATIAVGLSTAPGYARILRTQLLGIRDSGYVEAARVLGHSPARILVRNVLPNTFGPLAVLATLGVGQAIVWASALSYLGLGAEPPAPEWGAMLSAGRTYLASAWWLTVFPGLAIVLTTIATTVLGGRLRGVR is encoded by the coding sequence GTGAGCGAACTCGAGCTGCGCGCCGTCCGCCCGCGAGGGGCATCCTTCGTCCGGATCCACCCCGGGGAGGCGCTGGCCGCGCTCTTCGTGGCGCTGCTCCTGCTCGCCGCCGTCGCGCCAGGGCTGCTCGCCCCCGCCGATCCGCTCGTCGTCGCCCCGCGCGACGCCTTCACCCCGCCGGGCGCCGCGCACCTGCTCGGCACCGACGAGTCCGGCCGCGACCTGCTCAGCCGCCTCATCGCGGGCGCGGGCGCGTCCCTCCTGATCGGCGTCAGCGCCACCGCGATCGGCCTGGTGCTCGGGGCGGTCCTGGGGGTCGTCGCCGCGTTCGGCGGCCGGTTCATCGACGGCGTGATCGGGCGCGTCCTGGAGGTGCTGTTCGCGTTCCCGGCTCTGCTGCTGGCGCTGCTGGTGATCGTGGTCACGGGCCCGGGAGTCGTCCCCGCGACGATCGCGGTCGGTCTTTCGACCGCGCCCGGGTACGCCCGTATCCTGCGCACGCAGCTGCTCGGCATCCGTGACTCCGGCTACGTCGAGGCGGCGCGCGTGCTCGGGCACTCGCCCGCCCGCATCCTGGTCCGGAACGTGCTGCCCAACACCTTCGGCCCGCTCGCCGTGCTGGCGACCCTCGGCGTCGGCCAGGCGATCGTCTGGGCCTCGGCCCTCAGCTACCTGGGCCTGGGGGCCGAGCCGCCCGCACCGGAGTGGGGCGCGATGCTCTCGGCGGGCCGCACCTACCTCGCGAGTGCGTGGTGGCTGACCGTGTTCCCGGGCCTGGCGATCGTGCTGACCACGATCGCGACGACGGTCCTCGGTGGGCGCCTGCGGGGTGTGCGGTGA